The genomic region GGGGGCTGAGGAGCAGGAACTTCCGCTGGAAGCCCTCGCCCCCGCCCAGCGACAGCACCAGCAGCCCGTAGAACACGGCCACCGCCGCGAACAGGCCCACGAAGCGGAGCAGCCACGTGCGTGCCTCGGGCTTGCCCGCGCTCGCCGTCCACGCACGCCACAATGCGAAGGGCGTCAGCACGAAGGGGAGGAAGAGCGCGTTGTGCTTGGTGGCAAGCGCCAGGCCGAAGGCCACGCCGCACCACAGCCCCCACTTCACGTCCTCCAGCGCGCGCCAGAAGCAGTACACGACGAGCAGCCACAGCGCCGCCACCGGCACGTCGAAGCACGCCAGCTCGCCGTTGAAGTACTGCCGCGGCACCAGCATGAAGGCGAGCGCGGCGAACAGCCCCGCGGTGCGCCCGTACAGCGCGCTGCCGAAGAGGAAGCTCAGCGCCGGCACCAGCGCGGCGAAGGCGAACGCCGGAAGCCGGAACGCCGTGGCCGAGCGCATCCACCCCAGCGTGTCGTGGAAGAGCAGGTGGCTCAGCCCGAACAGCGTCTTCAGCAGCACCGGGTGCTCGTGGTTGTAGTCCCACGCGCGGACGATGGCCGCGTCCGTCAGCGCCCGTGACGGCGACTGGAAGAGCTGCCGGAACCAGTCCGCGTAGCCCTCCGCCGCCGCGAAGTAGACGCTCTCGTCGCGCGTGAAGCCCACCGCCGACTCCGTCACCAGCAGCACGGCGAAGGCCAGCACCCACAGCAGCCAGGCCAGCCACTTCTCGTCCCGCGTGGGAGCGCGGCCCATCATCCCCGCACCCCCGCCGCGGGCTCCACCGCCAGCACGTCCAGGCACACCTGCCGCCGGTCCGCGTTGTCGGACTGCACCCAGACCTTCACCGTGCGCGCCTCGCCCTCGGGCAGCCGCACCTCGGCCTTCTGTACGCCCTCCAGGCCCGGCGGCACCGCCACCTCCAGCAGCCGCGCGCCGCTCCGTGCGTCGTCCACGCCCAGCAGCGTCGTGGTGAGCCGCGCGTCCCTCGGGTGCGCGTGCTCCCAGATGATGCCGCCCTCCAGCCGCAGGCCGAGCCCGCCGGGGATGCCGTCGAACTCCGCCACCAGGCGCTGCTTCCCGCCCGGTGCATGCATCCATAAACAGCGGCGCGGCTCGTAGAGGATTTCGTGCCACTCCGGCGCTACGTAGAGGTAGTTGGCGCCAGGGCAGCGGTGCGCCTTCCCATCGAAGGGGCAGTCGCGGCGCGTGCCGTCCGGTGACTCCAGGTACACGCGGGCCCGTGCGTACGCGTCCGTGGCCGAGAAGCGGCGGGGACGGTGGCGCCCATTCTCATAGAGCGTCAGCGACAGCGGACCCTCGCGCACGGGCGAGCCCACCGCGCGGCGCTCGGGCTGGAAGGCCGCGAGGAAGGCGTCCTCGTCCGAGCGTGGCAGCTCCGGCTGTCCCAGCACCCAGATGCGCGGGTGCGCGGCCAGGTCGTCCTTGTCCGAGCCCAGGTAGCCGTACACCGGCACTTCGGGCGGGACGAAGAGGCGGGCGCGCTCCGTCCACCAGGGAAAGAGGAGCACCGCGTCTCCGGGGCGGGCCTCGGCCTTGAGGCGCTCCGCCACGGCGCGGTAGTCGCCTTCCGAGGGAAGGCGGCCCGGAAGGCGCAGGTGGAAGAGCAGGCTCAGGAGCGCGACGAGCAGCAGGCCCCCCAGCTCCAGGAGGGGCAGCGCGCGCAAGAAGCTAGGACTTCGCAAGGCGAATCTTCTGCTCGCTCTTTTCCCGGCAGAAGGTGCAGAAGATGGCCTCGCCCTGGGGGAAGGACGGCGTCCAGGGCGGGTACATCGAGCACCGCGGGTCCAGGCAGTGGTGCAGCTCCCACAGGTGGCCCAGCTGGTGGAGCGCGTGGCGGGCCACGGGCTTGAAGCCAGTCTCGAGGTCCTTGTAGGGGGCGATGCTGAGGATTGCGCGGTCCTTGCCATGCCGCGCGAAGCCCGGCGTCGGAGCCACGCCGCTGGGCAGCTCGCGCTCCTTCAGCTTGCGCGTGGTGAGCAGCAGCACCTTGTCGTCCTTGTAGGAACGGATGCCCTTCACCTGCTCCAGCACCTTCTCCGCCTCCAGCGGCTCGGGCATGCCCGGTGGCAGCTCGGCCGTGCCGGAGTGCTCGCTGCCCACGCCGAACGCCGTGTAGAGCGTGCGGTTGAACTTCGCGAGCTGCTTGTCGTCGAAGGAGTCCAGCGTCCAGACGCGAATCACGGTGCGTCACCTCGGCGGGAGGGCCTTCGGGATGGGCGGGGCGACCCTGCGCACCCGCCCTGGAAGGCCCGTCGTTCCACTGCGTCTTCAGTCCTCGCCCTCGGTGGGCTTCGCCTTGGGCGGGCGGCCCCGCTTCTTCGGCGCGGCGGGAGCGGCTGCCTCCGCCTCGGGCGGCTTGGGCTTGGGCGGACGGCCGCGCTTCTTGGGCGCGGGGGCCTCGCCGCCCTCGGCGGCGGCCGTGGCCTCCGGCTTGGGCTTGGGCGGACGGCCGCGCTTCTTGGGAGCAGGCGCTTCGCCCCCCTCGGCGGCCTCTGTCTTGGCCTTCGGCGGACGGCCGCGCTTCTTGGGAGCAGCCTCCTCGGAGCCTTCGGCGGCCTCGCCCTCCTCCTCACCCTCCTCGGAGGACTCCTCCTCGGCGGGCTCGGCGGGCGCTTCCTCGTCCGGCGGCAGGTCCAGGTCGCCTTCCAGCCCCAGCAGGTCGCCGTCGAGGCCCAGGTCCTCGTCCTCGCGCGCGAACTCGGCGGCGGTGCGCTTGGGGCGCTCGCGGCCGGGCGGGAAGAGGACGATGTCGATGGAGTCCTCGGCGTTGACCTCGGCGGTGCCCAGCGCGGCGGCCACCTCCATGACGAGCAGGTGCCGGGCGTTGTCGTAAAGCTCACGCTCCTTGGTTGGCAGCGGGCGCAGCTCGCTGAGGACCTGGAGGCCCTTCACCACCTCGGCCAGTCCCAGGATGCCGCCCTGGGTCATCCGGTCCAGGTTGGTGCGAGCGCGCTGCTTCCAGTCCAGGTCGGCCTTGTCGCTGTCCGAGCGCAGGAACTCGTAGATGCTCTCCACGTCCTCGGCGG from Pyxidicoccus trucidator harbors:
- a CDS encoding CarD family transcriptional regulator; the protein is MPEGSASFQLAVGDRVVYPNQGVCRVSSIDVKEVAGQKLTFVTMRREEDGAVVMVPQGKVVSIGVRKVATAEDVESIYEFLRSDSDKADLDWKQRARTNLDRMTQGGILGLAEVVKGLQVLSELRPLPTKERELYDNARHLLVMEVAAALGTAEVNAEDSIDIVLFPPGRERPKRTAAEFAREDEDLGLDGDLLGLEGDLDLPPDEEAPAEPAEEESSEEGEEEGEAAEGSEEAAPKKRGRPPKAKTEAAEGGEAPAPKKRGRPPKPKPEATAAAEGGEAPAPKKRGRPPKPKPPEAEAAAPAAPKKRGRPPKAKPTEGED